The sequence gaatctcgagctcgttcagtagccgctaggttgcgaaggccgacggaggtccttcgtagcttagttggttaaagcaccagtctagcgtactttAGGGTCATggattcgagtcccatcgaaggaaagtggttacttccaatacattttccaaatcaatatcttccacataacgtacatattcacatgagttttcataacattgtaaattaacgtccaagtcgggtggtttaatccccggaaatagacaactttgattgaaccgaaAATAGATATTTTAATTGGCCCTTTAGCAGAAATTCGGCCACATCAATACTTTTAAGTCTCCTAATAGCTAATCAGATTCTTATTGCCCCTTATCATATGGACAAGTTGTTGAACTTCATTCTACCTATACGCTAGTGGTAAAAATGATAACGCCAGGCattagttttaattttcaaatggtGATGTATTAATTTGAAATGAACATGTGTGAGAATCAAAATCTTGATTCCAAACGGTTAGAATGAgtagaaattttgttttttaactCACATTACTTGAATTTACAATTCAAATTATTTGTATATATTATGAATGCTTAGGCTTTTTCAATGGTAAATAATTATATAACGCCTACATATAAAATGAAGGATTTTGTAGCGTTTAAATTACTTCTACCAGTATACATTACACTTTTATAGCTGAAATTTATGTTATTGATTTTCCTTTGGggtaatataataaaaataatcaacaatTATTTATAAAATGTAGCCGGAGATATCCAGTGAAGTAATAAATGAGTGCAAGTTGCGCATCTACGACATTCTCGAGGAACAACGAATCGGGCCAGAACTGCGAATGCAAGATTTCGACAAGTATATGACCTTGATGAATGGTACCGACATTGACGAGATCGAACGTTTCATGGAAAAGCGTCCAAGCTTCGAGGAGTACTGCAAGTACATTCAGCGCTACAAACAAATGGAAGACAACGTGGCCAAAGAGATCTACGGCGTTATGTCGATGGGTTTCTACGAGTTTCATCGTGAGGGACTAATCGACACGCTGGAAGGTTTGGCTAAATTCATGCAGCAGGAATTGATTTCAAAGATGACGGCGGACCAGCAAAGTGCTGCCTCTCAGCTGGCTCAAGACTATGAGGTGATCGCCACAAAAGTCTTAACCATTCCGAAAGATACCGTCGAGTTGATGTCGTTAAAATCCTATGCCATTAAGATGGAAGAGACAACTATCCCAGAGATGGAAGAAAGGCTGAAGATCAATTTGAGTCATCTTCTGTATTTGACTGATTACACTATCTTCACACCGCTGGAAATAAAACAGAACAACAATACTTTTCAATGGTACATGAAGATGGCAACGATTTTCCAAGATCACAAGAACATCATCGCGGAAAAAGTGGTGGAATACCAAGATTCGCTGAAGCGAAGAATTGAGAACTTTCGCCGTGACTTGGAGATCTATTGGGGTCAAGTAAAAGAATATGACTCGTGGGGAGAGATCAAGAATCTGCAAAAGTACAAAAAGAAAGCCACTGGTCTTCATAATAAGCTGGTCTCTGCGATGGAAAAGATCGACCACATAAACGAGGAAGAAATAGCGTACGGCTGGGAGTTGTCTCAATATCCGCTTCGCAAGCAGTGTCATGACAAACTCACTCCGTACAAGAGTTTGTATGACGCTGGCCAAGAATTTATGGATAAACATGATCTGTGGATGCATTCGCAAGTCGGTCTGCACGATCCGGAACAAGTGGAAGAAACTGTTGGTAGCCTGTACCGAACAGTTTACAAGTTAGAAAAGAAGTTTTCAGATTCATACCAAACTCAGCGATTGGCGCATGACGTGAGTTACTTTCATTGGATCACaaagaaatataaatcaaataataattttgccaTTTCAGATTAAGACACGTATTGACCAGTTTAAAACTCATCTTCCAATAGTGCAAACCTTAGGTAACCCCGGAATGAAAGAACGTCACTGGGAGCAAGTTTCCGAAATTATTGGATTCCCCATAAAGATTGCACCAGATCTGACGTTGGAGAAGGTAATCGATTACGGTTTGGATGATTATATCCAAAGATTTGAAACCATTTCTGAGAGTGCAACCAAGGAAAACAATTTGGAGAAGGCTATGATTAAAATGGTTAACGAGTGGAGCGATATGGCGTTTGTGGTGATGCCATACAGAGATACAGGAACCTACATCTTGTCGGCGGTTGACGACATTCAGGTGTTGCTTGACGACCATATAATCAAAACGCAAACCATGAAGAGTTCGTTGTACATAAAACCATTTGAAGCAGATATTCTGTATGTAGCATTAACGTAGTTTAGTTTATCATAATCCGTAACTTAATAACATGTACTTTTCTTAAAAAGGGCGTGGGAAAAGAAGCTAATGCTTTTGCAGGACATATTGGACGATTGGCTTAAGGTGCAAGCGACATGGATGTATTTGGAGCCCATATTCTCCAGCCCCGACATTCAATCTCAAATGCCTGAAGAAGGTCGGCGCTTCAGCGCCGTGGACAAAATCTGGAAAGATCTGATGAAGAACGTGTATGCCGACACCAAAGTCCTAGCGGTCCTTGAAATAGACAAAATGTCGGAGAAATTGAAGAAGTCGTACAGCCTTCTGGAGATCATTCAGAAGGGTCTCAACGAGTATCTGGAGAAGAAACGTCTCTACTTCCCACGGTTCTTCTTCCTCTCCAACGACGAACTGCTGGAGATTCTGTCGGAAACAAAGAATCCTACCCGTGTGCAACCACATCTGAAGAAGTGCTTCGAGGGTATCGCCACGCTGCACTTCACGGAATCGCTTGATATTACCATGATGCGATCGAGTGAAGGCGAAGAAGTCCAGCTGGCTGACGAGGTGTCGACCAGCAAAGCCAAGGGTCAGGTGGAGAAATGGCTGCTGGATCTggaaaaatcgatgaagaagAGTGTTCACATCAAGATTGATGAGTCGTACGAGTCCTACACAAAGACGCTTCGACATGAGTGGGTCTTAATGTGGCCAGGACAATGCGTGCAAAGTATTTCGTGTGCCTTCTGGACGCTTGAGGTCACTCTGTGTTTTGACAGCGCCGATCCATTGGAAGCCCTTGAAGAGTACAAGGACACCTGCAAAACTCAAATATCGCACATAGTGGACCTGGTTAGGGGAAAGCTAGCCCTGCAGAACAGAATAACTCTTGGTGCTTTGATTGTGTTGGATGTTCATGCTCGAGATGTTTTAACGGAACTGATAAATACTCACACCACCAAATCAGACGACTTCACCTGGCTAGCTCAACTTAGATACTACATGGAAGAGAAGAACCTTTCAACCAGGATGATCAACTCTACCCTCAAGTACGGCTACGAATATCTGGGTAACACTTCTCGATTGGTGATTACTCCCCTCACTGATCGGTGCTTCCGAACTTTATTCGGAGCGCTGCATCTTCATTTGGGAGGAGCTCCAGAAGGGCCCGCAGGAACCGGCAAAACCGAAACCACAAAAGATTTGGCAAAAGCAGTCGCCAAACAGTGCGTCGTGTTCAACTGTTCTGATGGGTTGGACTACATCGCACTGGGCAAGTTCTTCAAAGGATTGGCATCCTGCGGTGCATGGTCCTGCTTCGATGAGTTCAATCGAATCGATCTGGAAGTGCTGTCTGTCGTAGCTCAGCAGATTTTGACCATTCAACGAGGTATCAATTCCGGCTCCCCTACACTGATATTCGAAGGAACCAGTCTTACTTTGGATCCAACATGTGCCGTATTTATAACAATGAATCCAGGCTATGCAGGGCGCTCAGAACTTCCCGATAATCTGAAGGCACTGTTCCGATCAGTCGCTATGATGGTACCGGATTACGCGCTTATATCCGAGATTGAACTTTATTCGTACGGTTTCCTGAATGCAAAACCACTGGCCATCAAGATAGTGGCAACATACCGTCTGTGTTCTGAACAGTTAAGTTCTCAACCGCACTATGACTATGGAATGCGGGCGGTCAAGTCTGTACTGAAGGCGGCTGGAGCGTTGAAACTCAGGTATCCCGATGAACTCGAGGATATTCTGGTGCTGAGATCTATCAAGGATGTCAACTTGGCCAAGTTTTTGAATCAGGACGTCCCACTGTTCCAGGGGATAATATCGGATTTGTTCCCTGGAGTTGTTCTGCCGGAACCGGACTATGTGGTGTTCAATGCGGCCGTGCAAAAGGCTTGCGAGCACAACAACATGCAGTGTACCCCGTTCTTCCTCGAAAAAGTACAGCAATTGTACGAGATGATTGTCGTGCGGCATGGTTTGATGCTTGTTGGACCTCCGTTCGGTGGGAAGACTACAGCTTACCGAATGCTAGCCGAAGCCTTATGCTACATAGAAGAACAGGGAGAGATGGACGAACATAAAGCTCATTACACTGTAATTAATCCGAAAGCGATCACAATGGGACAGCTGTACGGCcaatttgattcagtttcccaCGAATGGAGTGATGGCATTTTGGCGGTCAGTTACCGACAGTTCGCCGTCAGTACGACCCCTGACAGAAAGTGGCTGATATTTGATGGACCAGTAGATGCAGTTTGGATCGAGAATATGAACACCGTACTGGATGACAACAAGAAGCTCTGCTTGATGTCCGGAGAAATAATCCAGCTAGCGCCGACAACGAACTTAATATTTGAAGTTATGGACTTGGATGCTGCGTCACCTGCGACCGTATCACGATGTGGAATGATCTATCTGGAACCAAGCACACTGGGATGGGAACCTCTTCTAGAATCTTGGAAAAACACTCTGCCACCAGTGCTTCACTCGGTTAACAAACAAGTAATAACGCAGATGTTCATGCGATTTTGTCCCATTCTCCTGTGGTTCGTTCGCAAGGGTGGGGTAAGAGAGATGATGCCAACTTCCGACTCGAACCTGGTGAAGTCGGTGATGAATCTTTTTGACTGTTTCATGGATGACTATCGGAACGAGACCTACATGAAAACGGTGACCGAAGTGGACGTACGAGCACAGCTAGAAGGTGTGTTCTTCTTTTCCTGCATTTGGGCTATAGGAGGACCGCTAGAGACAGAAAGTCGAGAGAAATTCAGCGAATTGTTCCGTGCTTTGACGGAAAAAGTGTTTCCACCGGAAATCAACGATAAGTTCCATATCCCTCCAAGTATTCAAGTTCCGAATTTGACCAAACCATTCATATTTCAAATACCGAAAGGGGGCACTGTATTCGATTACCACTTTACCAAAGAAGGCAAAGGAAAATGGCGTCCATGGGCTGAAGAAATCGGACAGACCATCAACATTCAGCGAGACATGCCAGTAAATCAGATAATAGTCCCTACTGTTGAGACTATAAGAATAACGGCGCTTCTTGAGCTGCTTGTTCAACATGGAAAGTACTTATTGTTAGTGGGCCCTACCGGAACAGGAAAAAGTGTTTACACGATTGACTTCTTGCTGAAGCGAAACGATACCAACGTGTACAAACCCCTGTTGATCAATTTCTCGGCCCAAACTTCTGCCAACCAAGTACAGGACATCATCATGTCAAAACTAGATAAGCGACGAAAAGGTGTCTACGGGCCTCCACTGGGGAAGAAATGCGTCGTGTTTATCGATGATGTTTCTATGCCCCTGAAGGAGACCTACGGGGCACAGCCACCGATTGAGATTGTCCGAATGTTCCTAGATCACGCCATATGGTACGACAGAAAGGAAGTTGTTCCCATGAAGTTGGTTGACCTACAATTGATGTGCGCTATGGGTCCACCAAGCACTGGCAATACAGTTACTCCACGATTCTCCAGACACTTTAACGCTATTTCTTTGGATGAGTTCGATGATGCCACGTTGACTGGTATATTTAGCAAGATCGTGTTGTGGCATTTGGATACAAGAGGATTTTCGAAGGAGTTTGACCCATGCATTGACGAAATCGTATTATCCACGTTACAAATCTACAGGGAGGCTCGCAAAAAATTGCTCCCCACGCCAGCCAAGTGTCACTATTTATTCAACCTACGTGATTTCTCCAGAGTGATACAGGTTCGTTTCATTCAGAATTAACAGAACTTTTGGATGATTAATGTAAGTTTGATTTTCCAGGGTGTGCTTCTGTCAGTTCCAGAGGGAACGGAGAGTCTCAACTCGATTCGAAGAATGTGGGCCCATGAAATTATTCGCGTGTATGGCGATAGGCTGGTCGACGATGGTGATCGCGAATGGCTGTTTAACGAGCTGTGTGCAGTAATTGAGAAGTATATGCATGAGGATCCTAAGGATCTGTTTGACAGATTTGTTGAGGGTGGTCAGTTGAAGGAACAACATCTACGTGGATTGATGTTCTGCGACTTTACAAATCCGAAGGCAGACACGAAACTGTACTTGGAGGTACAAGATATGGAAGATCTTGGTTTTGTGGTGGAATCATATATCGTTGAGTACAACAATATGTCTAAGAAGCCGATGACCCTTGTCCTGTTTCGATTTGCCATCGAACACTTGTCCAGAATATGTCGGATTATCAAGCAGCCACGAAGCCATGCGTTGTTGGTCGGAGTAGGGGGTTCTGGCCGACAGTCTTTGGCTAGAATTGCGTCACACATTTGTTCATACGAATTATACCAGGTAAGTGATTTTGACTGTTATCTAGAAGATATTCTATGCCTACAATTTGAGTTAAGGTGGAAATATCGAGACAATACGGAATGACAGAATGGCGCGAAGATATGAaaaatttgctgaagaaagtggtTTCATCCGATCAACACATCTGCTTCCTTTTCACGGATACACAAATAAAGGAAGAGACGTTTTTAGAAGATATAAATAATTTACTAAATTCTGGTGAAATACCAAACCTTTTCACAAATGAGGAGAAATCTgagataatcgaaaaaatgagACAGCTTGATCGTCAAAAAGAGAAATCTCAGCAAACTGATGGAAGTCCTGTTGCATTATTTAACCTCTTTGTAACGGTACGTTTCAAGAGGTCTTGCACAATAGCAGGTTCAACAAATTATCTCTTGCTTTCAGATTGTCAGAGATCAATTACATATGGTGATATCAATGTCTCCTATTGGGGATTCTTTCCGAAACCGTGTACGAAAATTCCCCTCAATTGTTAACTGCTGTACTATCGATTGGTTTCAACCATGGCCCAAGGATGCTTTGGTCGCCGTGGCTACCAAATTTCTGTCTACCGTCGAAATGCCCGAAAATGAGCGCAACGTGTGCATCGACATGTGCATGGAATTCCATACATCTACCCAGGAGCTGTCGGATGAATTCATGATTCGGTTGAACCGTCATAACTACGTGACCCCTACCTCTTATCTAGAACTAATCCATACCTTCAAGACGTTGTTGGACAAAAAGAGAACGTAATAACGTTTACTTGGTTATCGGTTTGTTCAGCAGGGTTCATCTTTCTATGATTGTCATTTCTAGGGACGTCCTAACCGGCAAGAATCGTTACTTGACAGGGCTTAAACAGCTGGAGATTGCAGCCCAACAGGTCGGGGTGATGCAGGAACAGCTGGAGGCTGTACAGCCGCAGTTGAAGATTGCTGCTGAGACAGTGGCCCAACAGATGGCCAAAGTTCAAGCAGACAGTGAGGCTGCGGCCGTACAGAAGGAACTAGTCAAGAAGGACGAAATTGTCGCGCAGGAAAAGGCTGCCGCTGCCAATGCGATCAAGGAGGATTGTGATGCCAAATTAGCAGATGCGATGCCAATTTTGAACACAGCTCTTGCGGCGCTGAACACTTTAACTGCGGCAGATATAACCATCGTCAAAACGATGAAAAGTCCACCAATAGGAGTAAAGATTGTCATGGAGGCAGTTTGTATCTTGAAGGACTTGAAGCCGGATCGTGTTCAGGCCCCGTCTGGAATGGGTATGGTGGAGGATTACTGGGGTCCAGCAAAGAAGCTTCTGGGTGatatgaaatttttggaagGACTGATGAACTTTGAGAAGGACGACATCCCTCCAAGAGTCATTCAGAAGCTGGAGGAACGAATTTTGAGCAATGAAAATTTCGATCCTGAAAAGGTTAAGACGGCTTCCACTGCTTGTGAAGGACTGTGCAAGTGGGTGATTGCGATCGTCAAATACGACAAAGTGGCCAAAGAGATAGCTCCTAAAAAAATTGAACAGAGAGAAGCCGAGGCAAAAAGCGATGCAGCGGTTGCATTATTGAATGAAAAGTTGGAGCAGCTGGCAATTGTGGAAGAGAGTTTGGCTGAATTGCAAAGAAAGCTGGATGAGCAGGTTCAACAGCATGCCAAGTTGCAAGCAAATGTGGAGTTGTGCATGAAAAAGTTGGAACGTGCAACTGAAATCATAACTGGTTTAGGAGGCGAAAAGGATCGATGGGAACAAGCCGCAGAAAACTTGGGTCATGTGTACGACAACTTGACAGGAGATGTCCTCATAGCGTCTGGTGTAGTTGCTTATCTAGGCCCATTCACGATACAGTTCCGGGCACAGCAGATCAAACGGTGGATAAGTAGTTGTATAACCAGGAAAATAGTCTGCTCGCAAGATTTTCAGCTGGCGAATGTTTTGGGTAATCCGGTAGATATACGAGCTTGGAATATATTTGGATTGCCAAGCGATCCGTTTTCCATTGAGAGTGCGATAATTATCCAGTAAGTTTAGAGTATGACTTGTTCAATTAGATTGATGAGATGAAACTTTCTATTTAACAGTAATGGTCGTCGTTGGCCGCTGATGATTGATCCACAAGGACAAGCAAACAAATGGGTTCGAAATATGGAGAAAGCCAATCGCATTTGTATCATTCGGTTTAATCAGCCAGATTATACGAGAGTATTGGAAAATGCAATTCAATTTGGGTTACCCGTACTACTCGAAAATGTCGGAGAAGAAATAGAGCCGCTGTTAGAACCCATCTTGCTAAAACAAATTTTCCGACAAGGTGGAACCATGTGTATCAAGTTGGGCGATTCCATTATTGAGTATAATGATTCTTTCaagtaatgttttaattgtattttttcAACAGATAAATGATAAAGTGTTTTTTAGGTTTTATATAACTACAAAACTACGGAATCCACATTACTTACCGGAGATTGCTGTCAAGGTAACGCTGTTGAACTTCATGATAACCCAAACTGGCTTGCAAGATCAGGTGAGAGATGTAAACTTGATCATAGGAGATCAGATAAAACTTCACAACCTTTTTTCAGCTTCTATCGATTACGGTTGCCAGAGAACGTCCTGACCTGGAAACAGAGAAGAATGCCCTTATTGTGCAAGGCGCAGAGAATAAGCGCTTGCTGCAGGAAATAGAAGACAAAATCCTGCAAGTTCTCAGCTCTGAAGGAAATATTCTTGA comes from Armigeres subalbatus isolate Guangzhou_Male chromosome 2, GZ_Asu_2, whole genome shotgun sequence and encodes:
- the LOC134212947 gene encoding dynein axonemal heavy chain 7 isoform X1, with the protein product MSRSPQQHRAPHHLNPVRTRLMEDIRTVDRSAPRSAGPSGIMSLINRKANPEYNRKRIWQELNMPTECDFLGPNVFNLPDRLLKHSSKMRPSPLSKPRPDKGPAKKKIRSYTALRKDREEFRKKLIKLIVRKDFEKDDEANTFPNVEERELLRYYHYIRHGIDTVHVAPIDKRVLQRILKLIPKNLVKYKDALRTIFDEIKDDYSFAVKKAVVDFVLGDAMTKYMKKDDITAARLEIKDLKLKWKHRYDENRVKIKRNLFSINACSEQVLELWDTTFKNLLLVDVKQLIAKNQAYDLTEFTSTVNQQIDEAKITLNEKWYGAIKNIFNKGVKKKLIPDEAVKPKMLKKFFNSLATLMTRQLQNLCVNSVQAYTDYICDVGKTNQGFRLTILLENQDTLSFIPSFSRFQVEIVKVIDNIVKAVKSFKRIERQLRPNFPCPDPMLKPEISSEVINECKLRIYDILEEQRIGPELRMQDFDKYMTLMNGTDIDEIERFMEKRPSFEEYCKYIQRYKQMEDNVAKEIYGVMSMGFYEFHREGLIDTLEGLAKFMQQELISKMTADQQSAASQLAQDYEVIATKVLTIPKDTVELMSLKSYAIKMEETTIPEMEERLKINLSHLLYLTDYTIFTPLEIKQNNNTFQWYMKMATIFQDHKNIIAEKVVEYQDSLKRRIENFRRDLEIYWGQVKEYDSWGEIKNLQKYKKKATGLHNKLVSAMEKIDHINEEEIAYGWELSQYPLRKQCHDKLTPYKSLYDAGQEFMDKHDLWMHSQVGLHDPEQVEETVGSLYRTVYKLEKKFSDSYQTQRLAHDIKTRIDQFKTHLPIVQTLGNPGMKERHWEQVSEIIGFPIKIAPDLTLEKVIDYGLDDYIQRFETISESATKENNLEKAMIKMVNEWSDMAFVVMPYRDTGTYILSAVDDIQVLLDDHIIKTQTMKSSLYIKPFEADILAWEKKLMLLQDILDDWLKVQATWMYLEPIFSSPDIQSQMPEEGRRFSAVDKIWKDLMKNVYADTKVLAVLEIDKMSEKLKKSYSLLEIIQKGLNEYLEKKRLYFPRFFFLSNDELLEILSETKNPTRVQPHLKKCFEGIATLHFTESLDITMMRSSEGEEVQLADEVSTSKAKGQVEKWLLDLEKSMKKSVHIKIDESYESYTKTLRHEWVLMWPGQCVQSISCAFWTLEVTLCFDSADPLEALEEYKDTCKTQISHIVDLVRGKLALQNRITLGALIVLDVHARDVLTELINTHTTKSDDFTWLAQLRYYMEEKNLSTRMINSTLKYGYEYLGNTSRLVITPLTDRCFRTLFGALHLHLGGAPEGPAGTGKTETTKDLAKAVAKQCVVFNCSDGLDYIALGKFFKGLASCGAWSCFDEFNRIDLEVLSVVAQQILTIQRGINSGSPTLIFEGTSLTLDPTCAVFITMNPGYAGRSELPDNLKALFRSVAMMVPDYALISEIELYSYGFLNAKPLAIKIVATYRLCSEQLSSQPHYDYGMRAVKSVLKAAGALKLRYPDELEDILVLRSIKDVNLAKFLNQDVPLFQGIISDLFPGVVLPEPDYVVFNAAVQKACEHNNMQCTPFFLEKVQQLYEMIVVRHGLMLVGPPFGGKTTAYRMLAEALCYIEEQGEMDEHKAHYTVINPKAITMGQLYGQFDSVSHEWSDGILAVSYRQFAVSTTPDRKWLIFDGPVDAVWIENMNTVLDDNKKLCLMSGEIIQLAPTTNLIFEVMDLDAASPATVSRCGMIYLEPSTLGWEPLLESWKNTLPPVLHSVNKQVITQMFMRFCPILLWFVRKGGVREMMPTSDSNLVKSVMNLFDCFMDDYRNETYMKTVTEVDVRAQLEGVFFFSCIWAIGGPLETESREKFSELFRALTEKVFPPEINDKFHIPPSIQVPNLTKPFIFQIPKGGTVFDYHFTKEGKGKWRPWAEEIGQTINIQRDMPVNQIIVPTVETIRITALLELLVQHGKYLLLVGPTGTGKSVYTIDFLLKRNDTNVYKPLLINFSAQTSANQVQDIIMSKLDKRRKGVYGPPLGKKCVVFIDDVSMPLKETYGAQPPIEIVRMFLDHAIWYDRKEVVPMKLVDLQLMCAMGPPSTGNTVTPRFSRHFNAISLDEFDDATLTGIFSKIVLWHLDTRGFSKEFDPCIDEIVLSTLQIYREARKKLLPTPAKCHYLFNLRDFSRVIQGVLLSVPEGTESLNSIRRMWAHEIIRVYGDRLVDDGDREWLFNELCAVIEKYMHEDPKDLFDRFVEGGQLKEQHLRGLMFCDFTNPKADTKLYLEVQDMEDLGFVVESYIVEYNNMSKKPMTLVLFRFAIEHLSRICRIIKQPRSHALLVGVGGSGRQSLARIASHICSYELYQVEISRQYGMTEWREDMKNLLKKVVSSDQHICFLFTDTQIKEETFLEDINNLLNSGEIPNLFTNEEKSEIIEKMRQLDRQKEKSQQTDGSPVALFNLFVTIVRDQLHMVISMSPIGDSFRNRVRKFPSIVNCCTIDWFQPWPKDALVAVATKFLSTVEMPENERNVCIDMCMEFHTSTQELSDEFMIRLNRHNYVTPTSYLELIHTFKTLLDKKRTDVLTGKNRYLTGLKQLEIAAQQVGVMQEQLEAVQPQLKIAAETVAQQMAKVQADSEAAAVQKELVKKDEIVAQEKAAAANAIKEDCDAKLADAMPILNTALAALNTLTAADITIVKTMKSPPIGVKIVMEAVCILKDLKPDRVQAPSGMGMVEDYWGPAKKLLGDMKFLEGLMNFEKDDIPPRVIQKLEERILSNENFDPEKVKTASTACEGLCKWVIAIVKYDKVAKEIAPKKIEQREAEAKSDAAVALLNEKLEQLAIVEESLAELQRKLDEQVQQHAKLQANVELCMKKLERATEIITGLGGEKDRWEQAAENLGHVYDNLTGDVLIASGVVAYLGPFTIQFRAQQIKRWISSCITRKIVCSQDFQLANVLGNPVDIRAWNIFGLPSDPFSIESAIIIHNGRRWPLMIDPQGQANKWVRNMEKANRICIIRFNQPDYTRVLENAIQFGLPVLLENVGEEIEPLLEPILLKQIFRQGGTMCIKLGDSIIEYNDSFKFYITTKLRNPHYLPEIAVKVTLLNFMITQTGLQDQLLSITVARERPDLETEKNALIVQGAENKRLLQEIEDKILQVLSSEGNILEDESAVSVLSSSKTLANEINEKQIIAETTERQIDIARLQYTSIAAHSTILFFTIADLANIDPMYQYSLNWFVNLFTAAIDNTEKVDEVPARLEDLRTYFTYSLYENICRSLFEKDKILFSLLLTTNLQFERGEIDRTEFMFLLTGGVGLDNPDANPAEWLPGNCWDEICRLTAFNSFKGFKEHVVGNLRRWKALFDDDTPECAELPEPWKSNLTPFQKLLVLRCFRSDKLVPGIELYVEGIMTRKYVEPPPFDLSASYDESNCCVPLIFVLTPGADPTATLLRFADTQGLGSNRLFSLSLGQGQGPIATKMIDEGTKFGNWVLLQNCHLAQSWMPTLERICESFQPDTTHPDFRLWLTSYPTEHFPVVVLQNGIKITNEPPKGLRMNIVRSYMSDPISNVEWFEACKQSANFKKLLFSLCFFHGVVQERRQFGPIGWNISYEFNETDLSISLTQLRMFLDEYEEVQYVALRYLTGECNYGGRVTDDWDRRCLNTTLAKFYSEKVLDEDGYILDEQGLYKIPELKEHEEFMAYIKELPVIAKPGVFGLHENADIMKDQKETDLLLTNALKTQTTSTGSFRETPAEIVIRVSTDILRRLPKEFDRDATLEKYPTSYHQSMNTVLVQEMVRFNQLLICIRSSLTTASKAMQGLVAMSPDIEEVVASVLVGRIPALWAKRSYPSLKPLGSYIMDFISRLQFLQRWFDDGPPVDFWISGFFFTQAFLTGAQQNFARKYVIPIDLLTFDNTVLTESEFEEPPADGVYVYGLFLEGARWDKKKGYLQESFPRVLYDTMPHLWMLPLKKDDLVLRHSYDCPVYKTAERRGILSTTGHSTNFVVALNLDCDPSTEPEHWIRRGTALLCQLSH